The proteins below come from a single Gossypium raimondii isolate GPD5lz chromosome 2, ASM2569854v1, whole genome shotgun sequence genomic window:
- the LOC105787573 gene encoding histone-lysine N-methyltransferase SUVR5 translates to MEVLPCSGVQYVADSDCAQLTPETTFTYDPESNCLEQMKQVQVADNRMNDLLVTNEGNQTGRQDEGQGTRGELPISEEHHSGSSYYDCQAEGQRLFCGSHDDEYDNLNAQSCCTRPYLTSESSHLLVNTIKSESPSNNREGELSLSAPKWLEHDASVALWVKWRGIWQAGIRCARADWPLSTLKAKPTHDRKQYFVVFFPHTRNYSWADMILVRPINEFPQPIACRSHKVGLKMVRDLTVARRYIQQKLAVGMLNIIDQFHCEALIETARNVVVWKEFAMEASRCNGYSDLGKMLLKLQSMILPRYINADWLQESFHSWVQQCQNAHTAESIELLKEELYNAILWNEVKSLGDAPVQPTIGSEWKTWKHEVLKWFSMSHPVSTAGDVNQRNSGSPSNTNIQVSRKRPKLDVRRADTHAFQVQSNGSEQTMATEIEYDFFSAVDVNLPTPRLCRKEEEREETTPMDRSNNLTDRWDNIVVEARHSEVIHTKNVEITTASEEVNSTSTLHIQSKEVKLTPVNEAVAKKSIDAGSKNRQCVAFIESKGRQCVRWANEGDVYCCVHLASRFTGSFSKIEVTPPVDTPMCEGTTVLGTRCKHRSLYGSSFCKKHRPKSDANNSCHSPENTRKRKHLEIILSSEITFCRDIVLVGDNESPLQVEPVSVIEADALHRGNSLIEKPEHSGKDHDSTELLHCIGLYSNNGFDPCQESPKRHSLYCDKHLPSWLKRARNGKSRIVSREVFVDLLKDCDSLEQKLHLHQACELFYKLFKSIFSLRNPVPVDVQLQWALSEASKDYRVGEFLMKLVYSEKERLQSLWGFTGDKGTPSSSFVEEPVPLPLAINDSFDDDKTIKCKMCSLEFLDDQQLGTHWMENHKKEAQRLFEGYACAICLDSFTNKKVLESHVQERHHVQFVEQCMLLRCISCGSHFGNTEELWLDVLSAHPVEFRLSKIAQQHNLSAGEEPPPKLEFGNSVENNSENVDSFQKFTCKYCGLKFDLLPDLGRHHQAAHMGPSLASSRPPKKGVRYYAYKLKSGRLSHPRFKKGLGAVSYRIRNRATATMKKCLQASKLIDAEIISAEPLVMETSNLGRLAEPQCSALAKILFSRTHKTKPRPNNLDILSIARSSCCKVSLKASLEEKYGMLPECLYLKAAKLCSEHNVQVEWHQEKFVCINGCKPAKDSDFLPPLIPLPNGFEGHQSADSLEDVDEELELDECHYIIDSQHFKKGPTQKASVLCDDLSFGKESVPVACVVDEGLFDSLNISGLSFNEQNAGPSMPWENFTYVTNSLLDQSLDLDVESMQLGCTCSNSTCYPETCDHVYLFDNDYEDARDIYGKPMRGRFPYDDKGRIILEEGYLVYECNRMCSCNKACPNRVLQKGVRVKLEVFKTENKGWGIRAGEPILSGTFVCEYVGILGKQEANYRLTRYGRNGCNYMFNVDCHINDMSRLIEGQARYFIDASKYGNVSRFINHSCSPNLVNRQVLVDSMDCHRAHIGLYASQDISVGEELTLDYQYELLPGQGYPCQCGASTCRGRLY, encoded by the exons ATGGAAGTGTTGCCCTGCTCTGGTGTTCAGTATGTTGCGGATTCTGATTGTGCTCAACTGACTCCAGAAACAACTTTTACTTATGACCCAGAATCTAATTGCTTGGAACAAATGAAACAAGTTCAAGTGGCAGATAATAGGATGAATGACTTATTGGTGACTAATGAAGGGAATCAAACTGGAAGACAGGATGAAGGTCAAGGCACAAGGGGTGAATTACCAATTTCAGAGGAACATCATAGTGGATCTTCATATTATGATTGTCAGGCAGAAGGCCAAAGATTATTCTGTGGATCACATGATGATGAATATGATAATTTGAATGCTCAGAGTTGTTGCACTAGACCTTATTTGACCTCTGAAAGTTCTCATTTACTCGTTAACACCATCAAGAGTGAATCACCGAGCAACAATAGGGAGGGAGAGTTGTCTCTTTCAGCGCCCAAGTGGTTGGAGCATGATGCATCTGTTGCATTGTGGGTCAAG TGGAGAGGAATATGGCAAGCTGGAATCAGATGTGCAAGGGCTGACTGGCCATTATCAACTTTGAAAGCAAAACCGACTCATGATCGAAAGCAGTATTTTGTAGTATTTTTTCCTCACACCAGGAATTATTCTTGGGCAGACATGATACTTGTCCGACCCATTAATGAGTTCCCTCAGCCTATTGCATGTCGTAGTCATAAAGTTGGACTGAAAATGGTTAGAGATTTGACTGTTGCAAGGCGGTACATACAGCAAAAGCTAGCTGTTGGCATGCTAAATATAATTGATCAGTTCCATTGTGAG GCTTTGATTGAGACAGCACGTAATGTGGTTGTCTGGAAGGAGTTCGCTATGGAGGCTTCACGCTGCAATGGTTATTCTGATCTTGGAAAGATGCTTTTGAAGCTTCAAAGT ATGATATTGCCACGCTACATAAATGCTGACTGGCTTCAAGAGTCTTTTCACTCGTGGGTGCAACAATGTCAGAATGCACACACTGCTGAATCCATTGAATTGCTAAAGGAA GAATTGTATAATGCTATACTATGGAACGAGGTTAAGTCTCTGGGGGATGCACCGGTACAGCCCACAATTGGTTCTGAGTGGAAAACCTGGAAGCATGAAGTTTTGAAATGGTTCTCAATGTCTCATCCTGTATCTACTGCTGGAGATGTCAATCAACGGAACAGTGGTAGTCCCTCAAACACAAATATACAAGTTAGCAGGAAGAGGCCCAAGCTTGACGTTCGCCGTGCAGATACACATGCCTTCCAAGTGCAAAGCAATGGATCAGAACAAACTATGGCTACTGAAATTGAGTATGATTTTTTCAGTGCTGTAGATGTCAATCTGCCAACACCACGACTTTGTAGAAAGGAAGAGGAGAGAGAGGAAACCACACCAATGGACAGATCAAATAATTTGACTGACAGATGGGATAATATTGTTGTTGAAGCAAGGCATTCGGAAGTCATTCACACCAAGAATGTTGAAATAACAACAGCAAGTGAAGAGGTCAATAGTACCTCAACTCTGCACATTCAGTCTAAAGAAGTGAAATTAACGCCTGTGAATGAAGCAGTTGCTAAGAAATCCATAGATGCTGGGAGTAAAAACCGACAGTGTGTAGCATTCATAGAGTCAAAAGGAAGGCAGTGTGTGAGGTGGGCAAATGAGGGGGATGTTTATTGCTGTGTGCACTTGGCATCTCGTTTTACTGGTAGCTTCAGCAAAATAGAGGTGACACCCCCCGTTGATACACCAATGTGTGAAGGTACCACCGTGCTTGGTACTAGATGTAAGCATCGGTCGCTATATGGCTCCTCATTCTGCAAGAAACACAGACCTAAAAGTGATGCAAATAATAGTTGCCATTCTCCAGAGAACACACGAAAAAGGAAGCATCTGGAGATTATTCTGAGTTCAGAAATCACATTCTGCAGAGATATAGTGTTGGTGGGAGACAATGAAAGTCCCTTGCAGGTGGAGCCAGTATCGGTAATTGAGGCTGATGCCTTGCACAGAGGAAACAGCTTAATTGAGAAGCCTGAACATTCTGGTAAAGATCATGATAGCACAGAATTACTGCATTGCATAGGCTTATACTCCAATAATGGTTTTGATCCTTGTCAAGAAAGTCCTAAGAGGCATTCATTATACTGTGATAAACACCTTCCAAGCTGGCTCAAACGTGCAAGAAATGGTAAGAGTAGGATAGTATCCAGAGAAGTGTTTGTAGATCTTTTGAAAGACTGTGATTCACTTGAGCAGAAATTGCATTTACATCAAGCATGTGAACTTTTCTACAAGCTCTTCAAAAGTATTTTCTCTCTTAGAAATCCAGTTCCTGTGGATGTCCAACTTCAGTGGGCCCTTTCTGAAGCATCAAAAGATTATAGAGTTGGGGAATTTTTAATGAAGTTGGTTTACAGCGAAAAGGAGAGATTGCAAAGTTTGTGGGGCTTCACTGGTGACAAAGGTACACCTTCGTCGTCTTTCGTGGAAGAACCTGTTCCATTGCCATTGGCCATCAATGATAGCTTTGATGATGACAAGACCATTAAGTGCAAAATGTGCTCATTGGAATTTCTTGATGACCAGCAGCTTGGAACACACTGGATGGAGAATCATAAAAAGGAAGCACAACGGTTGTTTGAAGGTTATGCTTGTGCAATCTGCCTGGATTCATTTACTAACAAGAAGGTTTTAGAATCCCATGTCCAGGAGAGACACCATGTGCAATTTGTCGAACAGTGCATGCTTCTCCGGTGCATTTCCTGTGGCAGCCATTTTGGCAATACCGAGGAATTATGGTTGGATGTGCTGTCAGCTCATCCTGTTGAGTTTAGGCTATCAAAGATTGCTCAACAGCATAATCTATCTGCAGGTGAGGAACCTCCACCGAAGCTTGAGTTCGGCAATTCTGTGGAGAATAATTCAGAGAATGTAGACAGTTTTCAAAAGTTTACTTGCAAGTATTGTGGCTTGAAATTTGATTTGCTGCCTGATCTTGGCCGCCACCACCAGGCTGCTCACATGGGACCAAGTTTAGCTAGCTCTCGTCCTCCAAAGAAAGGGGTTCGTTATTATGCTTATAAACTAAAATCTGGGAGACTTAGCCATCCTAGATTTAAGAAAGGTCTGGGGGCAGTGTCATATAGGATCAGGAATCGAGCAACTGCTACTATGAAAAAATGCCTCCAGGCATCAAAGTTGATTGATGCTGAAATCATTAGTGCAGAGCCTCTTGTTATGGAGACTTCAAATCTTGGTAGATTAGCAGAACCGCAGTGCTCTGCCCTTGCAAAAATATTGTTTTCCAGAACTCATAAAACAAAACCACGGCCTAATAACTTGGACATTCTGTCTATTGCTCGCTCTTCGTGTTGCAAAGTGAGCCTCAAAGCCTCATTGGAAGAGAAGTATGGCATGTTACCTGAATGTTTGTACCTTAAGGCAGCCAAGCTTTGCAGTGAGCATAACGTTCAAGTCGAGTGGCATCAAGAGAAATTTGTGTGCATAAATGGATGTAAGCCTGCCAAGGATTCAGATTTTCTGCCCCCATTGATTCCTCTCCCTAATGGTTTCGAGGGTCACCAATCAGCAGATTCCTTGGAAGATGTAGATGAGGAGTTGGAACTGGATGAATGTCACTATATCATCGATTCAcaacattttaaaaaagggCCCACGCAGAAGGCCAGTGTCCTGTGTGATGATTTAAGCTTTGGGAAAGAATCAGTTCCAGTAGCTTGTGTTGTAGATGAAGGTCTTTTTGATTCTCTTAACATCTCTGGTCTTAGTTTCAACGAGCAAAATGCTGGACCCTCCATGCCTTGGGAGAACTTCACTTATGTTACAAATTCTTTGCTTGATCAATCCCTTGATCTTGATGTTGAG AGTATGCAACTTGGGTGCACCTGTTCCAATTCAACATGCTATCCTGAGACATGTGATCATGTATATCTCTTTGATAACGATTATGAAGATGCAAGAGACATATATGGTAAACCCATGCGTGGTAGATTTCCTTATGATGACAAAGGGCGAATTATCTTGGAG GAGGGCTACCTTGTCTATGAATGCAATCGTATGTGTAGCTGCAATAAAGCATGCCCAAATAGGGTTTTGCAAAAAGGTGTACGAGTAAAACTGGAAGTCTTCAAAACCGAGAATAAG GGCTGGGGAATCAGGGCTGGTGAACCAATTCTGAGTGGCACATTTGTGTGTGAGTATGTTGGGATCTTAGGCAAGCAGGAGGCAAACTATAGGCTTACCag GTATGGTAGAAATGGTTGCAACTATATGTTTAACGTTGATTGTCATATAAATGATATGAGCCGATTGATTGAAGGACAAGCGCGATATTTTATTGATGCATCCAAATATGGAAATGTTTCTCGGTTCATCAATCATAG CTGCTCGCCAAATCTTGTGAATCGTCAAGTTCTTGTGGACAGCATGGATTGTCACCGAGCTCACATTGGTCTCTATGCCAGTCAAGAT ATATCTGTAGGTGAAGAGCTGACTCTTGACTATCAATATGAACTGCTTCCTGGACAAGGATATCCATGTCAATGTGGAGCTTCTACATGTCGGGGCCGCCTTTACTAA